From Sediminitomix flava, the proteins below share one genomic window:
- a CDS encoding HEAT repeat domain-containing protein, whose product MTLEEFKNILKNGAEKEKHEAISNANSELLNSEIFFLLIELLKSPESHIRFFALYHLIDKFSESLTNIDDSLIGEIYNLLFDQFTPVVDKTFWALSIIGDRALDMLLDEYYKGDNETKIKITYAIGRGNFSHRSKDRIHVLLDGLKSKNIDIKFSSMCEIMSNTPIANEHKSEWNSVQDKTVDLEMIYDQVLLVAREFIELNYDRYQNSSSYYIKLIENKKSL is encoded by the coding sequence ATGACTTTAGAAGAGTTTAAAAACATATTGAAGAATGGGGCAGAAAAAGAGAAACATGAAGCTATTTCTAATGCCAATTCAGAATTACTAAACTCTGAGATTTTTTTTCTTTTAATTGAATTATTGAAATCCCCTGAATCACACATTCGTTTTTTTGCTCTTTATCATCTAATAGATAAGTTTTCAGAATCACTTACAAATATTGATGACTCTTTAATCGGTGAAATTTACAATCTATTATTTGATCAATTTACACCAGTAGTTGATAAAACGTTTTGGGCTCTCAGTATTATAGGTGACAGAGCACTAGATATGTTGTTAGACGAGTATTATAAAGGAGATAATGAAACAAAAATAAAGATCACTTATGCGATTGGTAGAGGTAATTTTAGTCATCGTAGCAAAGATAGAATTCACGTATTACTTGATGGATTAAAATCCAAAAATATTGATATTAAGTTTTCTTCGATGTGTGAAATTATGTCTAATACTCCCATCGCGAACGAACATAAAAGTGAGTGGAATTCAGTCCAAGATAAAACGGTTGACTTGGAAATGATTTATGATCAAGTATTACTAGTAGCAAGAGAATTTATAGAATTGAATTATGATAGATATCAAAATTCATCATCTTACTATATTAAACTAATTGAAAATAAAAAAAGCCTATAA